One Candidatus Roseilinea sp. genomic region harbors:
- a CDS encoding ABC transporter substrate-binding protein, whose product MNRRKCSLTPIAGALAMVSLSLTHPAPTVAQTKVVNVYSARHYGALEKVFAEFTRETGIQVRLSNASTQALLERLRAEGPQTPADVFFVIDVGTLQLAAEEGLLQPIQSDVLNAVIPPELRDPKGRWYALSLRYRTLMYNPARVKPSELSTYEALAERKWRGRLCLRPATHIYTVSLVASMIANLGERRTEQVVRGWMANRPTFIDSDSRILETIAAGKCDVGITNHYYLGNKLKADPNFPVKLFWANQKDRGVQVNLSGAGVTANAPNRENAIRLLEWLATRGQDPGAAGLPGGNSEYPVNPSAQPPEVLSQFGSFKADLASLPQYGPLQTKAIKLLERVGYK is encoded by the coding sequence ATGAATAGACGCAAGTGCTCGCTTACGCCCATCGCCGGCGCGTTGGCGATGGTTTCGTTGAGTCTGACGCACCCCGCGCCGACGGTTGCACAGACGAAGGTCGTCAACGTGTATTCGGCGCGACACTACGGCGCGCTCGAGAAGGTGTTTGCCGAGTTCACGCGCGAGACCGGCATCCAGGTGCGCCTGTCCAACGCCTCGACTCAAGCGCTGTTGGAACGCCTGCGCGCCGAAGGGCCGCAAACCCCGGCCGATGTGTTCTTTGTGATTGACGTCGGCACCCTGCAACTTGCAGCCGAGGAAGGGCTGTTGCAACCGATTCAATCCGATGTGTTGAACGCGGTCATCCCCCCTGAACTACGCGACCCGAAGGGGCGCTGGTATGCGCTATCGTTGCGCTATCGCACGTTGATGTACAACCCAGCCCGGGTGAAGCCGAGCGAACTCTCAACCTACGAGGCGTTGGCCGAACGGAAATGGCGCGGCCGATTGTGCCTGCGTCCGGCGACGCACATCTACACCGTGTCGTTGGTCGCCAGCATGATCGCCAACCTCGGCGAACGGCGCACCGAGCAAGTAGTGCGCGGTTGGATGGCCAATCGGCCCACCTTCATTGACAGCGACTCGCGCATCCTGGAGACCATCGCCGCCGGCAAGTGTGACGTGGGGATTACCAACCATTACTACCTGGGCAACAAGCTGAAAGCCGATCCGAACTTTCCGGTGAAGCTGTTCTGGGCCAACCAGAAGGATCGCGGTGTGCAGGTCAACCTCTCCGGCGCCGGGGTGACGGCGAACGCGCCCAACCGAGAGAACGCGATCCGGCTGCTCGAATGGCTCGCCACGCGCGGTCAGGACCCGGGCGCGGCCGGCCTGCCCGGCGGCAACAGCGAGTATCCGGTCAATCCCTCTGCCCAACCGCCCGAGGTGTTGAGCCAATTCGGCTCGTTCAAGGCCGACCTGGCCTCACTGCCCCAATACGGGCCTTTGCAGACAAAGGCGATCAAGCTGCTTGAGCGAGTCGGTTACAAATGA
- a CDS encoding ABC transporter permease → MSRRRPSFDAGALAAALPALLILLPLIGLALTWLHLDGEIWAHLWSTLLPEMLLNTTLLMLGVGATTLALGTALAWLVTTYAFPGVKLIEWMLVLPIAIPGYILGYVSMSLFDYAGPIQTQLRAWLGPDFEPFEFRSLPGAIFVLSLALYPYVYLLARAAFREQSAAQRDAARAAGLSDRAIFWRVALPLARPSLAAGVALALMETLTDFAVVRYFNVVTLSEGVVRLWIIQMDRDAAVQLASLLMMIALGIVLIERQLRRRARYYQLGSYSRPIAPVRLSGLRAVAALVGPLALLCVAFGLPVAQLAQWAIAEMASAEPGTLDATFGQYLFNTLALSLGAALFVVAVALGMAYALRPRGAPAKANAALRFLARLATLGYAMPGAVVALGVLLLLAPLNEPVLAWTGGAVLLSASVVGLLYAYLVRFLAIGFSSVEASLEKVTPNMEMAARSLGAAPARVLARVHLPLARTGVLAALLLVFVDVLKELPVTMFLRPFGLETLSVWTYMLASESAWQAAAVPALTIVLASVGPALLLIRLSRSGAQNNRETRL, encoded by the coding sequence GTGAGCCGGCGACGACCGTCCTTCGACGCCGGCGCATTGGCTGCGGCGCTCCCCGCCTTGTTGATCCTGTTGCCGTTGATCGGCCTGGCGCTGACCTGGCTACACCTCGACGGCGAAATTTGGGCCCACCTCTGGAGCACGCTGCTGCCGGAGATGCTGCTGAACACGACGCTGCTCATGCTTGGCGTCGGCGCGACGACGCTGGCGCTGGGCACAGCCCTGGCTTGGCTGGTCACCACCTACGCGTTCCCCGGCGTGAAGCTGATCGAGTGGATGTTGGTCTTGCCCATCGCCATCCCCGGCTACATCCTGGGCTACGTCTCGATGTCGCTGTTCGACTACGCCGGCCCCATCCAGACGCAGCTTCGCGCCTGGTTGGGGCCGGACTTTGAGCCGTTCGAGTTCCGCTCGTTGCCGGGCGCGATTTTCGTGCTCAGCCTGGCGCTCTATCCGTATGTGTATCTGCTGGCGCGGGCAGCGTTCCGCGAGCAATCGGCCGCGCAGCGCGACGCTGCGCGCGCCGCCGGCCTGAGTGATCGCGCGATCTTCTGGCGCGTGGCGTTGCCCTTGGCGCGACCGTCGCTGGCCGCCGGCGTGGCGCTGGCGCTGATGGAAACGCTGACCGATTTCGCCGTGGTGCGCTACTTCAACGTCGTCACGTTGAGCGAAGGCGTCGTGCGGCTGTGGATCATCCAGATGGATCGCGATGCGGCGGTGCAACTGGCGTCGCTGCTGATGATGATTGCGCTGGGCATCGTGCTGATCGAGCGCCAATTGCGCCGCCGCGCGCGCTATTACCAGCTCGGCAGTTATTCGCGGCCGATCGCGCCCGTTCGTTTATCCGGCCTGCGCGCGGTCGCGGCCCTCGTCGGGCCGCTCGCGCTGTTGTGCGTGGCGTTCGGGTTGCCGGTGGCCCAACTGGCGCAATGGGCTATCGCCGAGATGGCGAGCGCCGAGCCGGGCACGCTCGATGCGACGTTCGGCCAATACTTGTTCAACACGCTGGCCCTGTCGCTGGGTGCGGCGCTGTTCGTCGTCGCCGTGGCGCTGGGTATGGCTTACGCACTCCGCCCACGCGGGGCGCCGGCCAAGGCGAACGCTGCCCTCCGCTTCCTCGCGCGCCTGGCTACGCTGGGCTACGCAATGCCGGGCGCCGTAGTCGCGCTGGGTGTGTTGCTGTTGCTGGCGCCACTGAATGAGCCTGTGCTAGCCTGGACCGGCGGCGCCGTGCTGCTGAGCGCCTCCGTGGTCGGGTTGCTCTATGCCTACCTGGTGCGCTTCCTGGCCATCGGCTTCAGCAGCGTCGAAGCCAGCCTGGAGAAGGTGACGCCGAACATGGAGATGGCGGCGCGCAGCCTGGGCGCCGCGCCGGCGCGCGTGCTGGCGCGCGTTCACCTGCCGTTGGCGCGCACGGGCGTCTTGGCCGCCCTATTGCTCGTGTTCGTGGATGTGCTGAAGGAGCTGCCGGTCACCATGTTCCTGCGCCCGTTTGGCCTGGAGACGTTGTCGGTGTGGACGTATATGCTGGCCTCGGAATCGGCCTGGCAAGCGGCGGCCGTGCCGGCGCTGACCATCGTCCTGGCCAGCGTTGGGCCGGCGTTGCTGCTCATCCGCCTCTCGCGCTCCGGCGCGCAGAACAACCGGGAAACGCGCCTATGA
- a CDS encoding iron(III) ABC transporter ATP-binding protein encodes MTPALRVCNVSKRFGVKDAYAVYRASLEVELGQIVVLLGPSGCGKTTLLRLISGLETPEPDPEASIAIGDRTVFGPGVNTLPEKRGVGMVFQDYALFPHMTVVANVAFGLHGLDRAEALARAMAMLDQVQLSGLAQRYPHELSGGQQQRVALARALAPQPQLLLLDEPFSNLDHALRVALREEVRGVLKRSGVAALFVTHDREEALSLADALAVMQHGRIVQMGTPRELYAYPASPFVARFLGEANFLPAQAYGDYAECVLGRVALESPARGRVQLLIRPEALEVSADPDGRGCVEQVLYFGHDQLLSLRLDGCERLLARTDGALAMPMGARVSIRPRAPARAFEQTDHGTDGATDATDSL; translated from the coding sequence ATGACGCCGGCCTTGCGCGTCTGCAACGTCTCAAAGCGCTTCGGGGTCAAAGACGCATACGCGGTTTACCGGGCATCGCTCGAGGTCGAGCTCGGTCAGATCGTGGTGCTGCTGGGCCCCAGCGGTTGCGGCAAAACCACCCTGCTGCGCCTGATCAGCGGGCTGGAAACGCCGGAGCCTGACCCAGAGGCATCCATCGCCATCGGCGATCGGACGGTGTTCGGGCCGGGTGTGAACACGCTGCCGGAGAAGCGCGGCGTTGGGATGGTCTTTCAAGACTACGCGCTCTTCCCCCACATGACCGTAGTCGCCAACGTCGCCTTTGGTTTGCATGGCTTGGACAGGGCTGAGGCCTTGGCCCGAGCCATGGCCATGCTCGACCAAGTTCAGTTGAGCGGTCTGGCCCAGCGTTATCCCCATGAGCTTTCCGGTGGGCAACAGCAGCGCGTCGCGCTGGCGCGCGCGCTGGCGCCGCAGCCGCAATTGCTCCTGCTGGATGAGCCGTTCTCCAACCTCGACCATGCGCTGCGCGTCGCGCTGCGCGAGGAAGTGCGCGGCGTGCTGAAGCGCAGCGGCGTCGCGGCCTTGTTCGTCACGCACGACCGCGAAGAGGCCCTCAGCCTGGCCGACGCGCTGGCCGTGATGCAGCATGGGCGCATCGTGCAGATGGGGACGCCGCGCGAACTCTATGCGTATCCGGCTTCGCCTTTCGTCGCGCGCTTTCTGGGCGAGGCGAACTTCTTGCCGGCGCAGGCATACGGCGACTACGCCGAATGTGTCCTGGGGCGCGTGGCGCTAGAATCGCCGGCGCGGGGCCGCGTGCAGTTGCTCATCCGCCCAGAGGCGCTGGAAGTATCCGCGGACCCAGACGGACGCGGATGCGTGGAGCAGGTGCTCTATTTCGGCCATGACCAGTTGCTATCGTTGCGCCTGGATGGCTGTGAGCGCTTGCTGGCGCGCACCGATGGCGCATTGGCGATGCCGATGGGCGCGCGCGTCAGCATACGCCCCCGCGCGCCGGCGCGCGCGTTCGAGCAGACAGACCATGGAACCGATGGGGCGACAGACGCAACCGACTCTCTCTAG
- a CDS encoding biotin transporter BioY, which produces MLSANYPTLAQTLFPHARADLRRDAAMVLLGSWLVAALAQIVIPLQPVPITGQTLGVLLVGAALGWRRGALALVAYVLQGAAGLPFFAGGASGVARLLGPTGGYLIGFIFAAALTGWLSERGWDRRFWGTLLAMALGNAIIYAIGVPWLAQFVGWPRALEVGLLPFLPGDAIKATLAALALPGAWVFIARRQ; this is translated from the coding sequence ATGCTTAGCGCAAATTACCCTACCTTGGCCCAAACGCTGTTTCCGCACGCGCGCGCCGACCTCCGGCGCGATGCGGCGATGGTGCTGCTCGGGAGCTGGCTCGTCGCGGCTTTAGCGCAAATCGTCATCCCGCTCCAGCCCGTGCCGATCACCGGTCAGACATTGGGTGTGCTGCTGGTGGGCGCGGCGCTGGGCTGGCGTCGCGGCGCGCTGGCGCTGGTCGCCTATGTGTTACAGGGGGCAGCCGGGTTGCCTTTCTTCGCCGGCGGCGCATCCGGCGTGGCGCGACTGCTCGGCCCAACCGGCGGCTACCTGATCGGCTTCATTTTCGCTGCGGCGCTCACCGGCTGGCTGAGCGAACGCGGCTGGGATCGGCGCTTCTGGGGCACGCTGCTGGCGATGGCGCTGGGCAACGCAATCATCTACGCGATCGGCGTACCGTGGTTGGCTCAGTTCGTCGGCTGGCCGCGCGCGCTGGAGGTCGGCCTGCTGCCGTTTTTGCCGGGCGATGCCATCAAAGCCACGCTGGCCGCGCTGGCCCTGCCCGGCGCGTGGGTTTTCATCGCACGTCGGCAGTAG